From the Vibrio natriegens NBRC 15636 = ATCC 14048 = DSM 759 genome, the window CTTTTTAGAGTCAATTACGTACCCGTCACTTTCAACTACTTGTTATTTTAGAGAGATTACACCCCAATGAACAACGCAACTGGTATAAATCAATTTAACCAGCTCAGTTCTAACAGAGAAAAAATGGTTGATATTGTCTTAATCGGAGGAGGTATCATGAGCGGGACGCTCGGTACATTCATCCAACAACTAGAGCCCAACTGGACAATAGAAATGTTTGAGCGCCTTGATGATGTCGCTCAAGAAAGTTCCAACGCATGGAATAACGCCGGAACGGGGCATGCCTCTCTTGCGGAATCTAATTATACGCCAGAGATGCCGAATGGCCAGGTCACGATAGGTAAAGCTGTTGATATTTATGAACAATTTCAATTGTCTCGTCAGTTTTGGTCCTATCTGGTAAAGGAAGGCACAATTAGTAACCCTGGTAGCTTTATCAAAAGTGCTCCTCATATGAGTTTCGTCACTGGCGAAAACAATGTCGAGTTTCTGCGTAAACGCTTCAAATTGCTTCGAACTATTCCTCTTTTTGATGGCATGGTTTATTCAGAAGATGAACAACAGATCCGCTCTTGGGCTCCATTACTGATGGAAAACCGCGATCCAAGCCAGCCTGTTGCGGCCACCCGTTCTCGTTTTGGTACTGATGTGAACTTTGGCGCTTTGACACATCACATGGTTGACGCGCTGGGAACAAATCACAACTTCAAACTCAACTTGCAACACGAAGTCCGTTCACTGAAACACCAGACTGATGGTACCTGGAAATTAAAAGTGAAGGATTTTAGTAGCAACAAAACGCGTACTGTTCATACCAAATATGTATTTATAGGCGCAGGAGGCGCATCCCTTACGCTCCTGCAAAAGTCAGGAATTAAAGAAGCCAAAAGCTATGGTGGCTTTCCTGTCGGTGGTCAATTCTTAGTGACCGAAAAACCGGACATTGTTAGTGCCCATAAAGCAAAGGTATATGGCAAAGCGCCCGTCGGTGCCCCGCCCATGTCAGTGCCACATATGGATACCCGAGTCATAGACGGAAAAGAAGTGGTTCTATTTGGCCCCTTTGCAACCTTCTCGAGTAAGTTTCTGAAAAGCGGGTCCTTATTAGACTTATTTAAATCTGTACGCCCATCAAACTTACTGCCAATGACACAAGTTGGGCTGAAGAGCTTCGATCTTATTAAATACCTCATCGGCCAGTTAACACAAAGTAATGAAGACAGAATGAATGCACTGCGAGAATTTTTTCCGTCGGCAGAGATCAGTGATTGGTCTTTATTACAAGCAGGTCAGCGGGTACAGATCATCAAGCATGTACCCGGTAAAGGAGGTGAATTACACCTCGGCTCTGAACTTGTTCATGCAGAAGATGGTAGCCTCACCGCCTTACTAGGCGCATCACCAGGTGCATCTGTTTCAACTTCTATAATGCTTCAATTACTTGAACGTTGTTTTAGTGACGAGATGGCTTCAGATAAGTGGAAGCATAAGATTAAAGAAATGATTCCTTCATATGGGTTGTCATTAATCGAACACCCTCAATTGAATCAAGAAATTTTACGTAAAACGAGCGAAACACTGCACTTAGAGCAGGATTTACTTGAAATTCGCTCAAGTAAGGAAAGTATAGTGGAGCAAAACGAACCAGTTTTTGCCTACCGAGCTTAACGCCTTACGGTTTTGGTCGTTATACCCCCAACGTTAGCGAGAACGCGAAGTGGCAAGGTTAAATGTTAGGCTATTTCTCTAATGTGAAAGAAACTACCGCTTTCTATAAAACAGTAGCTTAATAGGTTCAAAAGCAAAGCTGCAAACGTATCAAGAGCAACGACGTTGCAGCTTTGTTTTAGGGGGATTAGCTTAAATCGCTACCGTTAGACGCGATAACTTTTTTGTACCAAAAGAAGCTTTTCTTGCGTTTTCTGTCACGAGTCCCATTACCGTTATCATCCTGATCGATATAGATAAAACCATAACGTTTTGAAACTTGGTTTGTACTCGCGCTGACGATGTCCAT encodes:
- the mqo gene encoding malate dehydrogenase (quinone); the encoded protein is MNNATGINQFNQLSSNREKMVDIVLIGGGIMSGTLGTFIQQLEPNWTIEMFERLDDVAQESSNAWNNAGTGHASLAESNYTPEMPNGQVTIGKAVDIYEQFQLSRQFWSYLVKEGTISNPGSFIKSAPHMSFVTGENNVEFLRKRFKLLRTIPLFDGMVYSEDEQQIRSWAPLLMENRDPSQPVAATRSRFGTDVNFGALTHHMVDALGTNHNFKLNLQHEVRSLKHQTDGTWKLKVKDFSSNKTRTVHTKYVFIGAGGASLTLLQKSGIKEAKSYGGFPVGGQFLVTEKPDIVSAHKAKVYGKAPVGAPPMSVPHMDTRVIDGKEVVLFGPFATFSSKFLKSGSLLDLFKSVRPSNLLPMTQVGLKSFDLIKYLIGQLTQSNEDRMNALREFFPSAEISDWSLLQAGQRVQIIKHVPGKGGELHLGSELVHAEDGSLTALLGASPGASVSTSIMLQLLERCFSDEMASDKWKHKIKEMIPSYGLSLIEHPQLNQEILRKTSETLHLEQDLLEIRSSKESIVEQNEPVFAYRA